Part of the Paenibacillus terrae HPL-003 genome is shown below.
TAGCGCCGGTTCGCTGTTCTGTTTTGCATTTTAACGAAGGTGCCTGATGAAGAGTTTTCCGCTACTAGTGGAAAAGAATTGAGTTTAGAAGCATGCTGAAATCCTATACACTGAACCTGCAATTTAAAATAGATTGAAACAACGTAAGAGGTGAAATGAATGGATGAATATCAGGAAATCATAATGGGAATTATCACAAATTCAGGTGTTGCCAAGAGTAAAGCAATGGAAGCCATCAGTCTCGCCCAAAAAGGGCATATGGATCAGGCTGCTGCACGCCTTGAAGAAGGAAAAGCCGAACTGGTCAAGGCCCATAAATCCCAGACCCGGCTGATTCAACAGGAAGCGGGCGGTACTTCTCATGAAGTCACCCTGCTAATGGTACACGCTCAAGATCACCTGATGTCCGCTATTACAACCAAGGATTTGGCAGGACACATTGTAGAGCTTTACAGTAGACTAAGTCGTTATGAAACAGCACTCCATCTTACAACCATCGGGGAGGAATAACAGATGAAACAAATTACACTCGTATGTGCAGCAGGTATGTCAACAAGTATGTTGGTTCAGAAAATGCAAAAAGCCGCTCAGGCACAGAACATTCAGGTTGAGATCAGGGCTACATCGGAAGGTTCTTTCAAAGAATACGCTGATAAAACCGATGTCCTGTTAATCGGGCCTCAGGTGGGTTACCTTGAAGATGATTTTAAGTCCAAATACGGCCCCCAAGGTATAAAGGTAAGCGTCATCAACACAATGGACTACGGCATGATGAATGGCGAGAAAGTTTTGACAGATGCATTGAGCCTGTAGATCAGGCTTGATGTACCATTCACCGATGTGAAAGGAGTTATTTATGAAGCACAACCAACTAAAGGAATTTCCTCCAACGTTTTTATGGGGTGCATCTACATCGGCCTATCAATTTGAAGGAGCATGGAACGAGGACGGAAAGGGTCCTTCTGTTATTGATACTCGCTCCCCCAGAGAGGGGATTTCAGATTATACAGTCGCAAGCAACCACTATCATCATTACCGGGAAGACATCGCTTTATTGGCGGAAATGGGTTTTAAGGCTTACCGTTTTTCCATTGCCTGGACCCGCATATATCCACAGGGTACCGGCCAACTAAATTCGCAAGGCATCCGGTTTTATAATGATGTGATTAATGAACTGCTTCGCTACGGCATTGAGCCGATTGTAACGATGTATCATTTTGATCTACCTGCAGCTTTGGAGAAGCAAGGTGGATGGTCGAACCGAAGAACCATTGATGCATTTGAAGCGTATGCAAAGACCTTGTTCGAAAACTTTGGGGATCGTGTGAAGTATTGGTTAACGATCAATGAGCAAAATATGATGATTCTGCACGGATCAGCCCTTGGAACGCTTGATCCTTCACTTCAAGATCCAAAAAAAGAACTCTATCAGCAGAATCACCATATGTTACTCGCTCAAGCGAAAGCCATGATCTTGTGCAAAAAAATGCTGCCTCATGCAAAAGTGGCCCCTGCACCCAATATTTCATGTGTTTATCCAGCCTCCCCCTGTCCGGATGACGTTTTGGCCGCAGATAACTTTAACGCCATCCGTAACTGGTTGTATCTGGATATGGCCGTATACGGTCGTTACAATACTTTAGTGTGGAGCTATTTCGAAGAAAAGGGATATACACCTAAAATTGCCGAAGGCGATATGGATATCCTCGCAGCGGCACAGCCGGATTTTATTGCCTTCAATTATTACAGCTCCGCTACAGTCAAATCCAATCTTCGGGATACCGAAGAAAAAGGCGGTATGGGTGATCAGCAAATTGCGGTTGGAGAAGCCGGTGTATATGCAGGAAGCGGTAATGAATATTTAGAGCGGACGGCTTTTGGCTGGAGGATTGATCCAGCAGGTCTTCGAGTTACGTTAAGAACCATCTATGACCGATACCAACTCCCAATGATGATCACGGAGAACGGTCTTGGTGCCCATGATACTCTGGAAGAAGACGGGACAGTGAATGATCATTATCGGA
Proteins encoded:
- a CDS encoding glycoside hydrolase family 1 protein — its product is MKHNQLKEFPPTFLWGASTSAYQFEGAWNEDGKGPSVIDTRSPREGISDYTVASNHYHHYREDIALLAEMGFKAYRFSIAWTRIYPQGTGQLNSQGIRFYNDVINELLRYGIEPIVTMYHFDLPAALEKQGGWSNRRTIDAFEAYAKTLFENFGDRVKYWLTINEQNMMILHGSALGTLDPSLQDPKKELYQQNHHMLLAQAKAMILCKKMLPHAKVAPAPNISCVYPASPCPDDVLAADNFNAIRNWLYLDMAVYGRYNTLVWSYFEEKGYTPKIAEGDMDILAAAQPDFIAFNYYSSATVKSNLRDTEEKGGMGDQQIAVGEAGVYAGSGNEYLERTAFGWRIDPAGLRVTLRTIYDRYQLPMMITENGLGAHDTLEEDGTVNDHYRIDYLRKHIEQCRLAMTDGVELFGYCPWSAVDLVSTHQGVSKRYGFVYVDRDEFNLKQLRRIRKNSFYWYKDVISSNGSVL
- a CDS encoding PTS lactose/cellobiose transporter subunit IIA: MDEYQEIIMGIITNSGVAKSKAMEAISLAQKGHMDQAAARLEEGKAELVKAHKSQTRLIQQEAGGTSHEVTLLMVHAQDHLMSAITTKDLAGHIVELYSRLSRYETALHLTTIGEE
- a CDS encoding PTS sugar transporter subunit IIB, translated to MKQITLVCAAGMSTSMLVQKMQKAAQAQNIQVEIRATSEGSFKEYADKTDVLLIGPQVGYLEDDFKSKYGPQGIKVSVINTMDYGMMNGEKVLTDALSL